The Verrucomicrobiia bacterium genome window below encodes:
- the eno gene encoding phosphopyruvate hydratase encodes MTTIVEIQSREILDSRGNPTVEVDVILEGGAAGRAAVPSGASTGEHEAIELRDGDKKRYLGKGVTKAVKNVTTKIAPELVGVDALDQLTVDNIMLALDGTETKSKLGANAILAVSLANAKAAAAALGQPVFKYLGGPNAKVLPVPMANVINGGAHSDAPIDFQEFMVMPHGFNTFSEGLQAITEIFHALKGVLKKKGLSTAVGDEGGFAPKLDSAEAALEAILQAVKDAGYKAGKDIFLALDVAASEFYTGNETYVFKKSSGQKLTGDEMVEFYANLCAKYPIVSIEDGCAEGDWKTWKKLTDKLGGTTQLVGDDLFVTNTKFLQKGIDTGTANSILVKVNQIGSLTETLDAVRLAQISKYTAVLSHRSGETEDATIADIAVATNCGQIKTGSLSRTDRTAKYNQLLRIEQLLGDNAVYAGRTALPKGR; translated from the coding sequence ATGACAACCATTGTTGAAATCCAGTCCCGCGAAATCCTTGATTCACGCGGCAATCCCACCGTTGAAGTTGATGTGATCCTCGAAGGCGGCGCCGCCGGTCGCGCTGCGGTGCCCTCTGGCGCCAGCACGGGTGAGCACGAAGCCATTGAACTCCGCGACGGTGATAAGAAGCGCTATCTCGGCAAGGGCGTGACCAAGGCGGTCAAGAATGTGACCACCAAGATCGCCCCGGAACTCGTGGGCGTGGACGCCCTCGACCAGCTCACGGTGGATAACATCATGCTCGCGCTGGACGGCACCGAAACGAAGTCCAAGCTCGGTGCGAACGCCATCCTCGCCGTCTCCCTCGCGAACGCTAAGGCCGCTGCTGCGGCCCTTGGTCAGCCGGTGTTCAAGTACCTCGGTGGACCTAACGCCAAGGTTCTCCCCGTCCCGATGGCGAACGTCATCAACGGTGGCGCGCACTCGGACGCTCCGATCGATTTCCAAGAGTTCATGGTCATGCCGCACGGCTTCAACACCTTCAGCGAAGGTCTGCAAGCTATCACGGAGATCTTCCACGCGCTGAAGGGTGTCTTGAAGAAGAAGGGCCTGAGCACGGCCGTGGGTGATGAAGGTGGTTTCGCCCCGAAGCTGGACAGCGCGGAAGCCGCGTTGGAAGCCATTCTGCAAGCAGTTAAGGACGCCGGTTACAAGGCGGGCAAGGACATCTTCCTGGCGCTCGACGTGGCGGCCTCCGAATTCTACACGGGCAATGAGACTTACGTCTTCAAGAAGAGCAGCGGCCAGAAGCTGACGGGTGACGAGATGGTGGAATTCTACGCGAACCTGTGCGCGAAGTATCCGATCGTCTCCATCGAAGACGGTTGCGCCGAAGGCGACTGGAAAACGTGGAAGAAGCTCACGGACAAGCTCGGCGGCACGACGCAGCTCGTGGGTGACGATCTCTTCGTGACGAACACGAAGTTCCTCCAGAAGGGCATCGATACCGGCACGGCCAACTCCATCCTCGTGAAGGTGAACCAGATCGGTTCCTTGACCGAGACGCTGGACGCCGTCCGTCTCGCGCAGATCAGCAAATACACCGCCGTTCTCTCCCACCGCTCCGGTGAGACGGAAGACGCGACGATCGCGGACATCGCGGTGGCCACGAACTGCGGTCAGATCAAGACCGGCTCCCTGAGCCGCACGGACCGCACGGCCAAGTACAACCAGTTGCTGCGCATCGAGCAGTTGCTGGGTGACAACGCTGTGTATGCAGGTCGCACGGCGCTGCCGAAGGGCCGCTAA
- a CDS encoding dehydrogenase, with the protein MKVLPRITASLLALTVFSSLTPATRAADTFDPAVKDFVERFQGKGALNDGSKPLTPEETIKRFVVPPELEVQVVGAEPLIRQPLNIHFDERGRMWVVQYLQYPFPAGLKVVKYDQYIRAVFDKVPPPPPNHFKGADKITIHEDTDGDGVFDKSKTFMDGLNIATSVAVGRGGVWVLNPPYLLFYPDKNRDDIPDGPPVVKLSGFGLEDTHAVATSLHWGPDGWLYGANGSTTTGNVKGVHFLGQAIWRYHSELDVFEIFAEGGGNTMSVEFDKRGRTFSGTNYGDTRGMHYEQGSRGIKNWGKHGPLMNPYSFGWFEHMAHDGYKPRFTQSMIIYEGGAIPSLEDKLISSMSLMNRVIASEMLPDTSTYRTRDLDPLMLTDDRWFRVVDTRLGPDGAIYLADWYDSRLTHVDPRDTWDRDHGRIYRLQAKGGKPIAPFDLGKLSSKELIPYLSNANKWFRQTAVRLLYDRKDQSLVPALRELVTKNDGQVALDAFWALNASGGFNGDFALQTLNHPNADVRTWTIRLLGDQHKVTASQQQKLLALARSEKDVYVRVQLAASCRRLPAPVAIPILRELMLRTEDVNDKHIPLMLWWALEDKAITGRSMVLDLLKETPFWHSPIVSQHIIARLGQRYTAERTEENLNTAAQLLAMAPTPEDVDKLVKGMEQGLQGDTVKAVPAALSKQVAEVWKTRPASGTLISFATRLGYEQAATAALDKVADAKTPAKDRRQYLELLSERRVTAAVPVFLNLLRTEKTESFRLDLLNSLQRFGDASIAATILELYPSLNVKLRATAQTILTSRKDWSQQLLEAVDKGALKPEQVTSLNLAAIQNHKDAALDKLIQKHWGRLRQSPKEIEDKIQSVRTLLAKGKGDAVAGKEIFTLVCGTCHNLFGEGAKIGPELTGYERDNLDFMLPAIIDPSLGIREEYTVFNVTTKDDQTITGFLEENTPQFITVKDPTGNKIRLAREQVKSLEASHTSLMPEGLADALDEKQLRDLFAYLMKK; encoded by the coding sequence ATGAAGGTCCTTCCTCGCATCACGGCTTCGTTGCTCGCTCTCACGGTCTTTTCTTCCCTGACGCCAGCCACTCGCGCGGCGGATACGTTTGATCCCGCCGTCAAAGATTTCGTCGAACGGTTTCAAGGCAAAGGTGCCTTGAACGATGGCTCCAAGCCGCTCACGCCAGAGGAAACCATCAAGCGCTTCGTCGTGCCGCCAGAATTGGAAGTGCAAGTGGTCGGGGCGGAACCGCTCATCCGTCAGCCGCTGAACATCCACTTCGATGAACGCGGGCGCATGTGGGTGGTGCAATATCTGCAATACCCTTTCCCGGCCGGATTGAAGGTCGTGAAATACGATCAATATATCCGCGCCGTGTTCGATAAAGTTCCGCCTCCTCCGCCGAACCATTTCAAAGGCGCGGACAAGATCACCATCCACGAAGACACAGATGGCGATGGTGTCTTCGACAAGAGCAAGACCTTCATGGATGGTCTGAACATCGCCACCAGCGTGGCCGTGGGCCGTGGCGGTGTGTGGGTGCTGAATCCGCCGTATCTCCTTTTCTATCCTGACAAAAATCGCGATGACATTCCCGATGGTCCGCCGGTCGTGAAGCTCTCCGGCTTTGGCCTGGAAGACACGCACGCTGTGGCAACCAGTTTGCATTGGGGACCGGACGGCTGGCTCTATGGTGCGAATGGCAGCACCACGACGGGTAATGTGAAGGGCGTCCACTTCCTTGGCCAAGCCATCTGGCGTTATCATTCTGAACTGGATGTCTTCGAGATTTTCGCGGAAGGCGGTGGCAACACGATGAGCGTGGAGTTCGATAAACGCGGACGCACTTTCTCGGGCACGAATTACGGTGATACACGCGGCATGCATTACGAGCAGGGCAGTCGCGGCATCAAGAACTGGGGCAAGCACGGCCCGCTCATGAACCCGTATTCCTTCGGTTGGTTCGAGCACATGGCGCACGATGGCTACAAGCCGCGCTTTACCCAGAGCATGATCATATACGAGGGCGGTGCGATTCCTTCTCTCGAGGACAAACTCATCTCCAGCATGTCGCTGATGAATCGCGTGATCGCGTCCGAGATGCTGCCGGACACGTCCACGTATCGCACGCGCGATCTCGATCCGCTCATGCTCACGGATGACCGCTGGTTCCGCGTAGTGGATACGCGCCTGGGCCCGGATGGCGCGATTTATCTCGCAGACTGGTATGACAGTCGCCTCACGCATGTGGACCCGCGCGATACGTGGGATCGCGACCACGGCCGCATCTATCGTCTGCAAGCGAAGGGCGGGAAACCTATCGCTCCCTTCGATCTCGGCAAGCTCAGCAGCAAGGAACTTATCCCGTATCTCTCCAATGCAAATAAGTGGTTCCGCCAAACCGCCGTGCGCCTGCTCTATGACCGCAAAGACCAGAGCCTTGTGCCAGCCTTGCGCGAACTGGTGACGAAGAACGATGGCCAAGTAGCCCTCGACGCCTTCTGGGCACTGAACGCCAGCGGCGGTTTCAATGGCGATTTCGCCCTGCAAACGCTGAACCATCCGAATGCCGATGTCCGCACCTGGACCATTCGTCTCTTGGGCGACCAGCACAAGGTGACTGCCTCACAACAACAGAAGCTCCTCGCCCTAGCGCGTAGTGAAAAGGATGTCTATGTGCGCGTACAACTCGCTGCTTCGTGCCGTCGTCTGCCTGCACCAGTTGCCATTCCCATCTTGCGCGAACTCATGCTCCGCACTGAGGATGTGAATGATAAACACATCCCGCTCATGCTCTGGTGGGCCTTGGAAGATAAGGCGATCACCGGTCGCTCGATGGTGCTGGATCTGTTGAAGGAAACGCCGTTCTGGCATTCACCCATCGTGAGCCAGCACATCATCGCACGGCTCGGGCAGCGTTATACGGCAGAGCGCACGGAAGAAAACCTGAACACTGCCGCGCAACTCCTCGCCATGGCCCCCACGCCGGAAGACGTGGATAAATTGGTGAAGGGCATGGAGCAAGGCCTGCAAGGGGACACGGTGAAAGCCGTCCCGGCCGCCTTGAGCAAACAAGTTGCCGAAGTGTGGAAGACGCGCCCCGCCAGCGGCACGCTCATCAGCTTCGCCACGCGCCTCGGCTACGAACAAGCAGCTACGGCGGCGCTGGATAAAGTCGCCGATGCCAAGACGCCCGCGAAAGATCGTCGCCAATATCTCGAACTGCTTTCTGAACGCCGAGTCACAGCGGCTGTGCCCGTTTTCCTGAATCTGCTGCGCACTGAAAAGACCGAAAGCTTCCGCCTCGATCTGTTGAATTCGCTGCAACGCTTCGGTGATGCGAGCATCGCCGCGACCATCCTGGAGCTTTATCCATCCTTGAACGTCAAGCTCCGCGCCACGGCTCAAACGATTCTCACGAGCCGCAAAGACTGGTCGCAGCAATTGCTGGAAGCGGTGGATAAGGGCGCGTTGAAGCCGGAGCAGGTCACCAGCTTGAATCTCGCGGCCATCCAGAATCATAAAGACGCCGCGCTGGATAAACTCATCCAGAAACACTGGGGCCGCCTGCGCCAAAGCCCGAAGGAGATCGAGGACAAGATCCAGTCCGTGCGTACACTATTGGCAAAGGGCAAAGGTGACGCCGTCGCGGGCAAAGAAATCTTCACGCTGGTCTGTGGCACCTGCCACAACCTCTTCGGTGAAGGCGCGAAGATCGGTCCTGAACTCACCGGTTACGAGCGTGACAACCTGGACTTCATGCTCCCCGCCATCATCGATCCGAGCTTGGGCATCCGCGAGGAATACACCGTCTTCAACGTGACCACGAAAGACGACCAGACTATCACCGGTTTCCTGGAAGAGAACACGCCGCAGTTCATCACCGTGAAAGACCCGACCGGTAACAAGATCCGCCTCGCCCGTGAACAAGTGAAATCCCTCGAAGCCTCCCACACCTCCCTCATGCCCGAAGGCCTGGCCGATGCGCTGGATGAAAAGCAGTTGCGGGACTTGTTCGCGTATCTGATGAAGAAGTAG
- a CDS encoding rhodanese-like domain-containing protein: MKNIPALLLTLTVSFAALTEAAEIPNRLIDYDAFMSDARKVAILRVQRRVTEEQFIKLSIQPGTIIYDARTKDKFEMLHVKGARHLALTDVTAETLAQIFPKKDTPILIYCNNNFLNEPVAFASKSGGASLNIYTFNTLYNYGYTNVYELGPLTDIRNSKLPMEGTRVKAKVTN; encoded by the coding sequence ATGAAAAACATCCCAGCCCTTCTCCTCACTCTCACCGTCAGCTTTGCCGCCTTGACCGAGGCCGCCGAGATCCCTAACCGCCTGATCGATTACGATGCCTTCATGAGCGACGCCCGGAAAGTGGCGATACTGCGCGTTCAACGCCGTGTCACTGAAGAGCAGTTCATCAAACTGTCCATCCAGCCAGGCACCATCATCTACGATGCGCGCACGAAAGATAAATTCGAGATGCTGCATGTGAAAGGGGCCAGGCATCTGGCCCTTACCGACGTGACGGCAGAAACTCTGGCGCAAATCTTTCCTAAAAAAGACACGCCAATCCTCATCTATTGTAACAACAATTTCCTGAATGAACCGGTGGCCTTCGCCAGCAAAAGCGGTGGGGCATCCCTGAACATCTATACCTTTAACACGCTCTACAATTACGGCTACACCAACGTGTATGAACTGGGACCGCTCACAGACATACGCAACAGCAAGCTGCCCATGGAAGGTACTCGCGTTAAAGCGAAAGTGACCAATTGA
- a CDS encoding antibiotic biosynthesis monooxygenase: protein MSATSFAKTPEPPYYAVIFSSVRTEGDRGYDRMAVRMVELAATMPGFLGVESVRGADGFGITVSYWRSEEDIKHWKAHTEHQVAQETGKKVWYENYALRVAKVERAYGK from the coding sequence ATGTCTGCCACCTCATTCGCCAAGACGCCGGAGCCGCCGTATTACGCGGTGATCTTCAGTTCCGTGCGCACAGAGGGTGATCGCGGGTATGATCGCATGGCAGTGCGTATGGTGGAGTTGGCGGCGACGATGCCGGGTTTTCTTGGTGTGGAGTCTGTGCGCGGCGCGGACGGCTTTGGCATCACGGTCTCCTATTGGCGTTCGGAGGAGGATATCAAGCATTGGAAAGCGCACACGGAGCATCAGGTGGCGCAGGAGACGGGCAAGAAGGTGTGGTATGAGAACTACGCGCTGCGCGTGGCGAAGGTGGAGCGGGCTTACGGCAAGTGA
- a CDS encoding sulfatase — protein sequence MKCKVLFASLLMMFAWAQSSVQAAEKPNVLFIAVDDLNDWIGALGKRPDVKTPNMDRLASRGVLFTKAYCAGPACNPSRAALMSGKRPSTTGVYHNDQPWRPVMKDTVTLSQHFMQNGYRVEGGGKIFHNAYNDLASWEKWTKNPGFPEPKKRALEGTGHFDWGMVDATDDQMGDTKVVDWGISFLKEKQDKPFFLAVGMIKPHLPFYAPKKYFDMYPIDKVKTPKVQADDLADVPPAGVKMAKPQGDHKKVVEAKEWEHAVQSYLACITYTDAQIGRLIDALDASPYAKNTIIVLWSDHGWHLGEKEHWRKFALWEEATRVVFMAVVPGMTKAKQECARTVNLLDIYPTMIDLCGLPKRDGIEGNSLVPLLKDPKAKWEHPSITTHGRNNHAVRTERWRYIRYEDGSEELYDHDADPLEWKNLASDAKFASVKAELIKSLPAVNAPDAPKEKAAKDDEDDRPKKKKKGA from the coding sequence ATGAAATGCAAGGTCCTATTCGCCTCGTTATTGATGATGTTCGCCTGGGCACAGTCATCTGTCCAAGCAGCCGAGAAACCCAATGTCCTCTTCATCGCCGTGGATGATTTGAATGACTGGATCGGCGCGCTGGGCAAACGGCCGGACGTGAAGACGCCGAATATGGATCGGTTGGCCTCGCGTGGCGTGCTATTCACCAAGGCGTATTGCGCAGGGCCGGCGTGCAATCCCTCCCGCGCTGCGCTCATGAGCGGCAAGCGGCCCAGCACTACTGGCGTGTATCATAACGACCAGCCATGGCGCCCTGTCATGAAGGACACGGTGACGCTTTCACAGCACTTCATGCAGAATGGGTATCGTGTGGAAGGCGGCGGCAAGATTTTCCACAACGCTTACAATGATCTCGCCTCATGGGAAAAGTGGACGAAGAACCCGGGCTTTCCTGAGCCGAAGAAACGCGCGCTGGAAGGCACGGGGCATTTTGATTGGGGAATGGTGGACGCCACAGATGACCAGATGGGCGATACGAAGGTGGTGGATTGGGGCATCAGCTTCTTGAAGGAGAAGCAGGACAAGCCGTTTTTCTTGGCCGTAGGCATGATCAAACCGCACCTGCCCTTCTACGCGCCGAAAAAGTATTTCGACATGTATCCGATCGATAAGGTGAAGACACCGAAAGTCCAGGCTGATGACCTTGCGGATGTGCCACCGGCTGGTGTGAAGATGGCGAAGCCGCAGGGGGATCATAAGAAGGTCGTCGAAGCGAAGGAATGGGAGCATGCTGTGCAATCTTACCTCGCGTGCATCACTTATACGGATGCACAGATCGGTCGGCTCATCGATGCCTTGGACGCCAGCCCCTATGCGAAGAATACGATCATCGTGCTATGGAGCGATCACGGCTGGCACCTTGGCGAGAAGGAGCACTGGCGGAAGTTCGCCCTGTGGGAAGAGGCCACGCGCGTGGTCTTCATGGCGGTGGTTCCCGGCATGACAAAAGCGAAACAGGAATGCGCCCGCACGGTGAACCTGCTCGATATCTATCCCACCATGATCGATCTGTGCGGTTTGCCTAAGCGCGATGGCATCGAAGGCAACAGCCTCGTGCCCTTGCTCAAAGACCCGAAAGCGAAATGGGAGCATCCCTCCATCACTACGCACGGACGGAACAATCACGCCGTGCGCACGGAACGCTGGCGCTACATCCGTTATGAAGACGGCAGCGAGGAACTCTATGATCACGATGCCGATCCGCTGGAATGGAAGAACCTCGCGAGCGATGCGAAATTCGCCAGCGTGAAGGCGGAGTTGATCAAATCATTGCCCGCCGTTAACGCACCGGATGCGCCCAAGGAAAAGGCGGCGAAGGATGACGAGGATGATCGCCCTAAGAAAAAGAAGAAGGGTGCGTGA
- the coaD gene encoding pantetheine-phosphate adenylyltransferase yields the protein MGKTLRVGVYAGSFDPLTIGHLWMIEHGVKVFDRLIVGIGVNPDKRYTFDIEERAEMVRASTKQFKNLKVETFGHQFLIKYAESLKAGFILRGVRSESDYEFERVMRNINGDLNKEITSIFLMPPRGIAEISSSMVKGLIGPAGWESIVREYVPQPVYDRLLQRFHERRSA from the coding sequence ATGGGGAAAACATTACGCGTAGGCGTGTATGCGGGCAGCTTCGATCCGCTGACCATCGGCCATCTCTGGATGATCGAGCACGGTGTGAAAGTCTTCGATCGCCTCATCGTCGGCATCGGCGTGAACCCGGACAAACGCTACACCTTCGATATCGAAGAACGCGCCGAAATGGTCCGCGCCTCCACCAAGCAGTTCAAGAATCTGAAAGTCGAAACCTTCGGCCATCAGTTCCTAATCAAATATGCGGAATCGTTGAAAGCCGGTTTCATCCTGCGCGGTGTCCGTTCCGAGAGTGATTACGAATTCGAACGCGTGATGCGCAATATCAACGGTGATCTGAACAAAGAGATCACCTCCATCTTCCTCATGCCGCCGCGTGGCATCGCCGAGATCAGCTCCAGCATGGTGAAGGGCCTCATCGGTCCCGCTGGTTGGGAAAGCATTGTACGCGAATACGTCCCGCAACCCGTCTATGACCGCCTCCTCCAGCGCTTCCATGAACGCCGCTCTGCGTAA
- a CDS encoding SRPBCC family protein: protein MTTDNFPADRELVLTRIIDAPREALYKAWTTPELAKQWFAPLPWTTPHVEMDVRAGGFALFVMRSPEGVDMPNPGVYLEVIPNEKIVSTDAYTKAWEPSSRPFMTLILTFEDAGNGKTKYTARARHWSVESKETHEKMGFHVGWGICTDQLEALVKKMK from the coding sequence ATGACTACCGATAATTTCCCTGCCGACCGCGAACTGGTCCTCACCCGTATCATCGATGCCCCGCGCGAGGCGCTTTACAAGGCTTGGACTACACCGGAACTGGCGAAGCAATGGTTCGCGCCGCTGCCTTGGACCACGCCGCACGTCGAGATGGATGTGCGTGCTGGCGGTTTCGCCCTCTTCGTCATGCGCAGTCCGGAAGGCGTGGATATGCCGAACCCCGGCGTCTATCTGGAAGTGATCCCGAACGAGAAGATCGTCTCCACGGATGCCTACACGAAAGCCTGGGAGCCATCCAGCCGACCTTTCATGACGCTCATCCTGACTTTCGAGGATGCAGGTAATGGGAAGACAAAATACACTGCCCGTGCGCGTCATTGGTCTGTGGAGAGCAAGGAAACGCATGAAAAGATGGGCTTTCATGTGGGTTGGGGTATCTGCACGGATCAATTGGAGGCGTTGGTGAAGAAGATGAAGTGA
- a CDS encoding glycosyltransferase: MAIKISIIVPAFNEEKLIAQSLEAMKAAASAFTERGWEWELVVCDNNSKDRTTEIAQAAGARVVFEPKNQISRARNTGASIARGEWFLFVDADSQPSKELLGDLADTITAGRALGGGAAVKLDQDIGRAGMLADLWNKLSRWQKWAAGSFVYCEANAFRELNGFSLELYASEEIEFSQRLKKLAKARGREVIILKKYPLITSARKAHLYSKKEHVRFMLRTIFSRGKTLKQAETAAIWYDGRR, translated from the coding sequence GTGGCCATCAAAATCTCCATCATCGTTCCAGCGTTCAACGAAGAGAAGTTGATCGCGCAATCGCTTGAGGCGATGAAGGCGGCGGCGAGTGCTTTCACCGAGCGCGGTTGGGAATGGGAGTTGGTGGTGTGCGATAATAACTCGAAAGATCGCACGACGGAGATCGCCCAAGCGGCTGGGGCGCGCGTTGTATTTGAGCCGAAGAACCAGATTTCTCGGGCACGCAATACGGGTGCTTCCATCGCGCGGGGTGAGTGGTTTCTTTTTGTGGACGCGGATTCGCAACCGAGCAAGGAATTGCTCGGTGATCTGGCGGATACGATTACAGCCGGTCGCGCTCTTGGGGGTGGTGCAGCGGTGAAGCTTGATCAGGATATCGGACGAGCGGGCATGCTGGCTGATTTGTGGAACAAGCTCAGCCGCTGGCAGAAATGGGCGGCGGGTTCGTTCGTCTATTGCGAAGCGAATGCGTTTCGTGAACTCAATGGTTTCAGTCTCGAATTGTATGCGAGTGAGGAGATCGAGTTCAGCCAGCGTTTGAAGAAGCTCGCGAAAGCGCGTGGGCGTGAAGTCATCATTCTGAAGAAATATCCGCTCATCACTTCGGCGCGGAAGGCGCATCTGTATTCGAAGAAAGAGCATGTGCGCTTCATGCTGCGGACGATCTTTAGTCGCGGGAAAACGCTGAAACAGGCGGAGACAGCGGCGATCTGGTATGATGGCCGGAGATGA
- a CDS encoding N-acetylmuramic acid 6-phosphate etherase codes for MPSSLSGPFYLGIEAGGTRTTVCLANAEGEVVAQREAGPANLRLLTGEQLLKHFRSLPTLPEAPAAIGVGMAGARTAADRERIVKAAAQVWPGVPCHATNDLETALLAEPGSQSKKPLPRVLVLSGTGSCCFGQAPDGTTGKVGGWGHILGDKGSGYEIGLRGLKACVYYLDRDGEWSGLGQRILRALQLNEPNDLIGWVQQAPKNEIAALAIEVFAAAQDKDEIGRDILEGAANSLAKDAVACASKLAKKTAPVEFLLAGSVLVKQSKFADKVGKLIKERWPKAVVLKQSRGGAFGAIELAKRLAATGKVTASSAKKVSALKTKAVLSPVPKSSALSPTEQRNPLSTNLEEMPIVEAVELMLSEDAKLPAAILPEKEKIAQVIAWTAKAFKQGGRLFYAGAGTSGRLGILDASECPPTFRTPPEWVQGIIAGGQRAIFTAVEGAEDDVQAGGRAIEFRGITSKDVVVGIAASGRTPFVWGALAEAKKRKAKTALVCLNPHLIIEPKFKPDVVIAPQIGAEVLTGSTRLKSGTATKLILNMFTTLAMVQTGRVVGNLMVDLNPSNVKLRDRAARIVVELTGAKYEDALAELERNGWNVKAARDTLRKQAPRKS; via the coding sequence ATGCCGTCCAGTTTGTCCGGTCCATTTTATCTCGGTATTGAAGCAGGTGGTACTCGCACCACGGTTTGCCTCGCAAATGCGGAGGGTGAAGTCGTCGCGCAGCGTGAGGCCGGTCCGGCCAATCTCCGTTTGCTGACGGGTGAGCAGTTGCTGAAACATTTTCGTTCACTGCCCACCTTGCCGGAAGCTCCCGCTGCCATCGGTGTTGGCATGGCGGGAGCGCGCACGGCGGCAGATCGTGAACGCATTGTGAAAGCAGCGGCGCAAGTGTGGCCGGGTGTGCCGTGCCACGCGACGAATGATCTGGAGACCGCCTTGCTCGCGGAGCCGGGGAGCCAATCCAAAAAGCCTTTGCCACGCGTACTCGTTTTGAGCGGCACAGGGTCATGCTGTTTCGGCCAGGCACCGGATGGCACCACGGGCAAAGTCGGTGGCTGGGGGCACATCCTTGGTGATAAGGGCAGCGGTTATGAGATCGGTCTGCGTGGGTTGAAGGCGTGCGTGTATTACCTCGATCGTGATGGCGAGTGGTCCGGCCTCGGCCAACGCATCTTACGTGCACTGCAACTGAATGAGCCGAATGATTTGATTGGCTGGGTGCAGCAGGCGCCGAAGAATGAGATCGCGGCACTAGCCATCGAGGTTTTCGCTGCCGCACAGGATAAGGATGAGATTGGTCGCGATATTCTCGAAGGCGCGGCGAACAGTCTGGCGAAGGATGCGGTCGCGTGCGCGAGCAAGCTCGCCAAGAAGACTGCACCAGTGGAATTTCTACTCGCCGGCAGCGTGCTGGTGAAGCAGTCGAAGTTTGCGGATAAAGTGGGCAAGCTCATCAAAGAACGCTGGCCGAAGGCGGTGGTGTTGAAGCAATCGCGCGGTGGCGCGTTCGGCGCGATTGAATTAGCGAAGCGTTTGGCTGCGACGGGTAAAGTAACGGCTTCCTCGGCGAAGAAAGTTTCTGCGCTCAAAACGAAAGCGGTTCTCTCGCCAGTCCCTAAATCATCGGCACTATCGCCCACGGAGCAGCGCAATCCACTCTCCACGAATCTGGAAGAGATGCCGATTGTGGAGGCGGTGGAGCTGATGCTGTCGGAAGATGCGAAGTTGCCCGCTGCCATTTTGCCGGAGAAGGAAAAGATCGCGCAGGTAATCGCTTGGACGGCGAAGGCATTTAAACAAGGCGGGCGGCTCTTTTACGCAGGTGCGGGAACGAGCGGTCGTCTCGGCATCTTGGATGCGAGTGAGTGTCCGCCGACGTTTCGCACACCACCGGAGTGGGTGCAGGGCATCATCGCGGGTGGTCAACGCGCCATCTTTACCGCCGTGGAGGGCGCGGAAGATGATGTGCAAGCAGGTGGGAGGGCAATCGAGTTTCGCGGCATCACCAGCAAGGATGTGGTGGTGGGCATCGCGGCGAGCGGACGCACGCCTTTTGTTTGGGGCGCATTGGCGGAGGCGAAGAAGCGTAAGGCGAAGACCGCGCTCGTCTGTTTGAATCCGCATCTCATCATTGAACCGAAATTCAAACCAGATGTGGTCATCGCCCCGCAGATCGGAGCGGAGGTGCTGACGGGTTCCACTCGTTTGAAATCCGGCACCGCAACGAAGCTGATCCTGAACATGTTCACCACGCTCGCGATGGTGCAGACGGGGCGCGTGGTGGGAAACCTGATGGTGGACCTGAACCCCAGCAACGTGAAGCTGCGTGATCGTGCAGCGCGCATTGTCGTGGAACTCACCGGGGCAAAGTATGAGGACGCGCTGGCGGAACTGGAGCGCAACGGGTGGAATGTGAAAGCGGCGCGTGATACATTAAGAAAACAAGCGCCCCGTAAATCGTAA